The following nucleotide sequence is from Pseudobacteriovorax antillogorgiicola.
GTTCCAGGTGGAGGTTGCATAGGGGCTGGGAGAAAAGACGTTCCGACTGGCTCCAAAACGGCGTGATTGCGATTTGGCCATCACCATCGAGGAGACGTTCTTCAGCTCCTTGAAGCACTTCAAAGCTCAGGTCAAGGGTGATGGCACCGCAGCTATCATGGGTTCGTCGCAGCAGTTCTGAAATAAGTTTGTGAGGGCACAGATAATCAAATACAAGGTGAAGCCGGGCTTCTCGCCCTGCGCTTAGCTCTTGGGCGTGGAGGTTGAGCGATTGAGCTTCTGCCAATATTTTTCTTGCTTGAGGTAGCATAGCGTTCCCCGCTTCGGATAGCTGAACCCGATAGCCATCACGGTCGAACAGCCTCAACCTAAGCTCCTGTTCGAGGTTCTTAATTGCAGTGGATACTGCTGGTTGTGTCTTGTGGAGGCGCTTGGATGCTGCGCGCAGGCCTCGCTCTTCGGCAACAATTACAAAGGCTTCGATCTGATCTAGAGTCATGACACATCCTGATAAAAAATATCTATCATGTTAATTAAAACATAATAATATATTTTTTTCATTATCTGCCGTTAGGATAGGTGTTGCTGGATGGAACTTATGTGCAACGAAAGGAGATTGCAAATGAGCCAAGTCATTCACAGAGCCGATTCTCGCGGCCACGCTGATCACGGCTGGTTGAATAGTCATCATACCTTTAGCTTCGCCAGTTACTTTGACCCTAAGAGAATGGGCTTCGGGGCCTTGCGAGTGATCAATGACGATGTGGTGGCGCCAAGCAGGGGCTTCGGAACTCATCCCCATGCAAATATGGAAATCATATCCGTACCTTTGGAAGGCTCACTGGCCCACAAGGACACCATGGGTCATGACTTCGTAATTTCGAAGGGCGAGGTTCAGGCGATGACTGCTGGAACGGGTGTTGCCCACAGCGAGTTTAACCACTCCGATCGGGAGTCGGTGAACTTCCTGCAAATCTGGGTTTTACCTAGGTTGATGGGCGTGAAGCCAGCCTATTCGCAAAAGACGTTTGAGCCAAATGAGAGGGTCAATCGATGGCAGCTGGTGGTATCACCGGATGGTCGGCAGGGCTCCGTGACCATCAATCAAGATGCACATTTCTCAATGGCTAAGATTGATGTGGGCCGCTCTTTAGACTACGAGCTTCAAGGCGATGATCATGGAGCATACATTTTCGTTATCAGCGGCAATGTGAAGGTCGATGGCGAAACATTAGGGCCAAGGGATGGTCTGGGTTTGACCGACCCCAAATTGTTGACTATAGCAGCGGAGTCCGATGCTGAGATTCTGCTGATGGACGTGCCGATGACGGTTATCTAGGATACATCAGTCTGAAAAGGCTTAAAAGTGACAGCCCCTAGTTTCAGGCACTTGGAAGATCAAATGAGGTTTTCTTACCAAGTGCCTAAACTTTTGGGGTAAGATTCCGAAAAGTTGTCGAAACTTGAGGAGGATTGGACATGATTTATAAAGCCTTGGTTTTTATCGCCCTTGTCGCATCTTCTTGTCAAAATGAAGAGAGCGACAACACCGGTGGTGCCGCAGCGACCACGGATGAAGAAGTTCAAGCCACAGGCGATGTGTCCATCGAGGACTCGGTGACAACCTTTGAGCAACACATTGCTGACATGCAAGCTTTCGTGGCAGCCGCCAACGAAGGTGGGCATAGCGAAGTACACTCAGCTGCCAACATTTTACTAACTCGATACCAATTTGATGTTTTGAGTTTTCTTAAGAAGAATTCCTACCGCGAAGCATCTTACCAGTGGGATATTGCGGAGAAAGATTATATCGCTCTCGAAACAAGCTATCAAAATTCGGATGCGCCATCGTCTTTGGGGGAGCTTTGGACAAGCTACCAAGATAGTCGCGAGCTGGTATTGTCTTTGAAGAAGGCTTGGGAAGTGCGCTAGGCTCTCCCCGTTTTTTATAAAAGGCTACTCAGCTAGTATTGTGCAGCGTCTTGCCATGATTTCTATACCTGGAAACTGTTCTACTACGATGGCTCCATAAGGAGCCAAGTCATTAGTCACTCGTGATCGAACCCCGATAGCCATGTTTATGTTAAGGGCTCGTCCGCCTCCACATGGTGACCACAGCAAGCTTGCTGGATCAACATCGTTTATAAATTCGAATCTTTCTTTGGTAAATTGAGAAAGGCGTGCCTTGAAGCGATCAGTTTGCCCTTGGCCTTGAAAGTAGTAGCTAATTTCGACCTCGCCAAAAACCCGTTCGCCGAGATCCACGAGGCCTTGGTAATCGAAGCGCTTCA
It contains:
- a CDS encoding LysR family transcriptional regulator; the encoded protein is MTLDQIEAFVIVAEERGLRAASKRLHKTQPAVSTAIKNLEQELRLRLFDRDGYRVQLSEAGNAMLPQARKILAEAQSLNLHAQELSAGREARLHLVFDYLCPHKLISELLRRTHDSCGAITLDLSFEVLQGAEERLLDGDGQIAITPFWSQSERLFSQPLCNLHLEPVCIADQLDGQSRLARGLPQIVAHDSSQKALRDDFNSPLGGPVWYVSDHQVKETLIKEGHGWGYLEVSAISKLKDSGRLKLMLYEELPRRTVQLFLLRSKNKPFGPIARDVWATTQAVFADD
- a CDS encoding pirin family protein; this translates as MSQVIHRADSRGHADHGWLNSHHTFSFASYFDPKRMGFGALRVINDDVVAPSRGFGTHPHANMEIISVPLEGSLAHKDTMGHDFVISKGEVQAMTAGTGVAHSEFNHSDRESVNFLQIWVLPRLMGVKPAYSQKTFEPNERVNRWQLVVSPDGRQGSVTINQDAHFSMAKIDVGRSLDYELQGDDHGAYIFVISGNVKVDGETLGPRDGLGLTDPKLLTIAAESDAEILLMDVPMTVI
- a CDS encoding DUF4360 domain-containing protein; amino-acid sequence: MRLCILFIAIVTGTLPCYSMVKGKISNLALNGSGCPVGTIEIPGDILKIQDLKKLALSEMIAETGDGLTPSDSRKFCQATVDVKVPQGWQYAVKRFDYQGLVDLGERVFGEVEISYYFQGQGQTDRFKARLSQFTKERFEFINDVDPASLLWSPCGGGRALNINMAIGVRSRVTNDLAPYGAIVVEQFPGIEIMARRCTILAE